A part of Aegilops tauschii subsp. strangulata cultivar AL8/78 chromosome 2, Aet v6.0, whole genome shotgun sequence genomic DNA contains:
- the LOC109759478 gene encoding uncharacterized protein, producing MDGMDFLAGMGMNEEDLMTMVFEKNVAELREDTFDGSEEERQIFEEIFGCGQNTSQPGASKTSIPPSGSASSGKMGYCRIVESFTQGNLSSYHVFDHSASQQMQNAMPCTDHHDMPSELVVQSTPPSIDRVYTRRAVTHSSQRAELSSVLDLERVDITSVIARRPGGCGFGMLWNHLRLHAHLLMLDAGWKIEGKERGNKSKIEGNKERWNKSKIDLMYESPDKLMRLASLARAWKCFGEWLLIRSSRVDGDDCGKEWSNMHDFLCDLKDTLLCLEHEARRAEQSLSFMHQWRLLDPFMAVVCIEKKVAALRNGVPLKAVNSTVYSPQT from the coding sequence ATGGATGGGATGGACTTCCTGGCAGGAATGGGCATGAACGAGGAGGATCTTATGACGATGGTGTTTGAAAAGAATGTTGCTGAGCTGAGAGAAGACACGTTTGATGGTTCTGAGGAGGAAAGACAAATCTTTGAGGAGATTTTCGGCTGCGGGCAGAACACTTCACAGCCAGGCGCAAGCAAAACATCTATACCGCCATCCGGCTCTGCCTCCAGCGGCAAGATGGGCTACTGCCGCATAGTGGAGTCCTTCACTCAGGGCAACCTATCGAGCTATCATGTCTTCGATCACAGTGCTAGTCAACAAATGCAGAACGCAATGCCTTGCACAGATCATCATGACATGCCTTCTGAGCTCGTGGTACAGTCGACGCCACCTTCCATCGATCGGGTGTACACTCGCAGGGCGGTGACTCACAGCAGCCAGAGAGCAGAACTTTCCAGTGTCCTGGATTTAGAGAGGGTTGACATCACCAGCGTGATCGCGCGGCGACCGGGCGGCTGTGGCTTTGGAATGCTCTGGAACCATCTCCGGCTGCACGCGCATCTTCTGATGCTGGACGCCGGGTGGAAGATCGAGGGCAAGGAGAGGGGGAACAAGAGTAAGATCGAGGGCAACAAGGAAAGGTGGAACAAGAGTAAGATCGACCTCATGTACGAGTCGCCCGACAAGCTCATGCGCCTGGCTTCTCTTGCCAGGGCATGGAAGTGCTTTGGTGAGTGGCTGCTTATCCGTTCGTCCAGAGTTGATGGAGATGACTGTGGAAAGGAATGGTCCAACATGCACGACTTTCTGTGTGATTTGAAGGACACGCTGCTGTGCTTGGAACACGAGGCCCGGCGCGCCGAGCAATCCCTGTCTTTCATGCACCAGTGGCGGCTGCTCGATCCTTTCATGGCGGTGGTTTGCATCGAGAAGAAGGTCGCAGCGCTGCGGAATGGGGTGCCACTGAAGGCTGTTAACAGCACAGTCTACAGCCCTCAGACATAG